From the genome of candidate division TA06 bacterium:
ACGCCTTCGGCTACCTCAAGGCCGAGGTTGGGGTGCACCGGCTGGTGCGGATCTCGCCCTTTGACGCCAACAAAAGGCGCCACACCTCCTTCGCCTCCATTTTCGTCTATCCCGAGATTGACGACGAGATCAAAGTGGATATTGCCGAATCCGACCTGCGGGTGGATGTTTACCGGGCGGGGTCGGCCGGGGGCCAGAACGTCAACAAGGTGGAGACGGCCATCAGGATGGTGCACACCCCCACCGGAATAGTGGTCTGCAGCCAGAACGAGCGTTCCCAGTACCAGAACCGGATCAACGCCATGAAGGTTTTAAGGGCCAGGCTTTATCAGCATTACAAGGCCGAAGAGGAGAAAAAACGGCGACAGCTGGAGTCCACCAAGGCCGACATCGCCTGGGGCAGCCAGATCCGCTCCTACGTCTTTCAGCCCTATACCATGGTCAAGGACCACCGCACCGGCCAGCAGGACGGGGACGTGCAGGCGGTGATGAACGGCGACCTGGACCAGTTCATTTTTGCCTACTTAAAGACCGGGGGAAAGTTTGAACGGGTTGACAAAGGCGACGATTTGTGATATTTTTAAGGCAATTAAGACCCGGGCCAAAAAGATACGGCATTCACCCTACGCAATATAATTTCTATCCGAAAGGAGGTGTATCGTTATTATGATAGCAGCTTACGAGTTCATCAACTGCGACGCCGGCAAGGCCGAGGCGGTGGTACGGGCTCTGCGCAAAATCAAGGGAGTAAAACAGGCTCACGTGGTGACCGGTTTGCACGACATAGTGGCCTATGTGGAATCCCCGAATTTGACCGAG
Proteins encoded in this window:
- a CDS encoding Lrp/AsnC ligand binding domain-containing protein, with the translated sequence MIAAYEFINCDAGKAEAVVRALRKIKGVKQAHVVTGLHDIVAYVESPNLTELTKLIIAKIQGTKGVGRTVTCIVVNGN
- the prfB gene encoding peptide chain release factor 2 (programmed frameshift); the encoded protein is MTISELKQGCQAAREKLARLRGIFDLDKLERELSQYEDQMAGPGFWNDNLKAKEVIAQANQRKDWVEAWRQLDKKCAEASDLLEMVEEGDRASLEEIENDLKILEQGVEALEYRHMLRGEDDARDAIMTIHPGAGGTESQDWAEMLLRMYSRWMERNGYAYKMIDLQPGDEAGIKSATLEVTGKYAFGYLKAEVGVHRLVRISPFDANKRRHTSFASIFVYPEIDDEIKVDIAESDLRVDVYRAGSAGGQNVNKVETAIRMVHTPTGIVVCSQNERSQYQNRINAMKVLRARLYQHYKAEEEKKRRQLESTKADIAWGSQIRSYVFQPYTMVKDHRTGQQDGDVQAVMNGDLDQFIFAYLKTGGKFERVDKGDDL